The following coding sequences are from one Roseburia hominis A2-183 window:
- a CDS encoding amino acid ABC transporter ATP-binding protein codes for MKAEAEELLKIEHIKKSYEGNKILKDLSLTIHKGEVVVIIGPSGCGKSTLLRCINALEPIQEGSITLRGETIDGKAKNIAGIRQKVGMVFQSYELFPHKTILENVILAPLKVQKRTKEDAVSEAKQLLEKVGLLDKCDSFPRQLSGGQKQRVAIVRALMMHPEIMLFDEVTAALDPEMVREVLDTMLELAKAGSTMVIVTHEMSFARAVADRVVFIDQGEIVEEGKPDEFFTHPTTERAKKFLHTFEFEAVRD; via the coding sequence ATGAAGGCAGAAGCAGAAGAATTGTTAAAAATTGAACATATCAAAAAATCCTACGAGGGAAACAAGATCTTAAAGGATCTAAGCCTGACCATCCACAAAGGAGAGGTTGTGGTTATCATCGGACCATCCGGATGCGGTAAGAGCACACTGCTTCGATGTATCAACGCCTTAGAGCCGATTCAGGAGGGAAGCATTACGCTTCGAGGCGAGACCATCGACGGAAAGGCGAAGAATATCGCCGGGATCCGTCAGAAGGTCGGGATGGTATTTCAGAGCTACGAGCTTTTTCCACACAAGACGATCCTGGAAAATGTGATCCTGGCACCGCTTAAGGTGCAGAAGAGAACAAAAGAGGACGCCGTTTCCGAGGCAAAACAGCTTCTGGAAAAAGTAGGGCTTCTCGACAAGTGTGACAGTTTTCCGAGACAGCTTTCCGGCGGTCAGAAGCAGCGTGTTGCGATCGTGCGTGCACTGATGATGCACCCCGAGATTATGCTGTTCGATGAGGTGACCGCAGCGCTTGATCCGGAGATGGTGCGCGAGGTACTGGATACGATGTTAGAGCTTGCTAAGGCAGGAAGCACTATGGTGATCGTCACACACGAGATGTCCTTTGCAAGGGCGGTTGCAGACCGTGTGGTCTTTATTGACCAGGGAGAGATTGTGGAAGAAGGAAAGCCGGATGAATTTTTTACCCATCCGACGACAGAGCGTGCGAAAAAGTTTCTGCACACATTTGAATTTGAGGCAGTCCGCGACTAG
- a CDS encoding transporter substrate-binding domain-containing protein codes for MKKERLTKRLALFTALTLTGAMLAGCGNTDAAESSSDAQTGVTADTQASAGDASADVVYRTLDEIKESGTINIGVFSDKNPFGYVDENGEYQGYDVYFANRLAEDLGVDVNFVSTEAASRIEYLQTGKVDVILANFTVTPERAEEVDFALPYMNVSLGVISPDSAVVESLDDLTADDPVIVISGTTAETYLTENYPDLTLQKYDSYAAAKTALENGSGVAWANDNTEVIAFALQNPGYTVGIPELGSTDTIAPAVSKGNTTVLDWINEEIKALGEENFFHADYEATLADTYGSDYEDTLVVEGGETK; via the coding sequence ATGAAAAAAGAAAGATTAACGAAGAGACTGGCACTGTTTACAGCACTGACATTAACTGGAGCAATGCTGGCAGGCTGTGGCAATACAGATGCAGCGGAGAGCAGCAGTGATGCGCAGACAGGAGTTACCGCAGATACACAGGCATCCGCAGGCGATGCATCCGCAGATGTGGTATACCGCACCTTAGACGAGATCAAGGAGAGCGGCACAATCAACATCGGTGTATTTTCCGACAAGAATCCATTTGGCTATGTGGATGAGAACGGAGAGTATCAGGGATATGATGTCTACTTTGCAAACCGTCTGGCAGAGGATCTCGGCGTGGATGTGAACTTCGTTTCCACCGAGGCTGCAAGCCGTATTGAGTATTTACAGACCGGAAAAGTCGATGTCATTCTGGCTAACTTTACCGTGACACCGGAGCGCGCGGAGGAAGTTGATTTTGCACTCCCGTACATGAACGTATCCCTCGGTGTGATTTCTCCGGATTCTGCAGTGGTTGAGAGTCTGGATGATCTGACAGCGGATGATCCGGTGATCGTGATTTCCGGTACAACAGCAGAGACCTACCTGACCGAGAACTATCCGGATCTGACCTTACAGAAATATGATTCCTATGCGGCAGCAAAGACAGCGCTTGAGAACGGAAGCGGTGTTGCATGGGCAAATGACAACACAGAGGTCATTGCATTTGCACTCCAGAACCCGGGCTATACCGTAGGTATACCGGAGCTTGGAAGCACAGATACAATTGCGCCGGCAGTCAGCAAGGGCAACACGACCGTATTAGACTGGATCAATGAGGAGATCAAGGCACTCGGCGAGGAGAATTTTTTCCACGCAGATTACGAGGCAACACTGGCTGACACTTACGGCAGTGACTACGAGGATACGCTTGTGGTAGAGGGCGGCGAGACAAAGTAA
- a CDS encoding sulfate ABC transporter substrate-binding protein, protein MYESYNALFAEHWKEQAGQDVTVIQSHGGSGKQALEVANGLEADVVTLALEGDVQVVADAGMIEDGFEDEFDQESSPYTSTIVFLVRKDNPKNIADWDDLLREDVGVITPNPKTSGGARWNYLAAWYYFESQGQSGEEITENMKTLYHNVLVLDSGARGATTTFAENFYRPSDPDVFSDYISTSGERVITELPADGKWIVDDIALTDIAHFGGWSEASAKHFADGGVFEAIHEQ, encoded by the coding sequence CTGTATGAATCGTACAATGCACTGTTTGCGGAACACTGGAAGGAGCAGGCAGGGCAGGATGTGACGGTGATCCAGTCGCACGGAGGTTCCGGCAAGCAGGCACTTGAGGTGGCAAACGGCCTGGAGGCGGATGTGGTGACGCTGGCACTGGAGGGGGATGTGCAGGTGGTTGCGGATGCGGGAATGATTGAGGATGGTTTTGAGGATGAATTTGATCAGGAAAGTTCCCCGTACACATCGACGATTGTTTTTCTGGTGCGCAAGGACAATCCGAAGAACATTGCGGACTGGGATGATCTGCTCCGGGAGGACGTGGGCGTCATCACCCCGAACCCGAAGACGTCCGGCGGAGCGCGCTGGAATTATCTGGCGGCATGGTACTATTTTGAAAGTCAGGGACAGAGCGGGGAAGAGATCACAGAGAATATGAAGACACTCTATCACAATGTGCTGGTGCTGGATTCGGGTGCGCGCGGTGCGACGACCACGTTTGCGGAGAACTTCTACCGCCCGTCGGATCCGGATGTTTTTTCCGATTATATCAGTACATCGGGGGAGCGCGTCATCACGGAACTGCCGGCAGACGGAAAATGGATCGTGGATGACATTGCACTCACGGATATTGCGCACTTTGGTGGATGGAGTGAGGCGTCGGCGAAGCATTTCGCGGACGGCGGAGTGTTTGAAGCAATTCATGAACAGTGA